The following coding sequences are from one Macaca nemestrina isolate mMacNem1 chromosome 1, mMacNem.hap1, whole genome shotgun sequence window:
- the LOC105484827 gene encoding ras-related protein Rab-7L1 isoform X1 — MGSRDHLFKVLVVGDAAVGKTSLVQRYSQDSFSKHYKSTVGVDFALKVLQWSDSEIVRLQLWDIAGQERFTSMTRLYYRDASACVIMFDVTNATTFSNSQRWKQDLDSKLTLPNGELVPCLLLANKCDLSPWAVSRDQIDRFSKENGFTGWTETSVKENKNINEAMRVLIEKMMRNSREDIMSLSTQGDYINLQTKSSSWSCC, encoded by the exons ATGGGCAGCCGCGACCACCTGTTCAAAGTTCTGGTGGTGGGGGACGCCGCAGTGGGCAAGACGTCGCTGGTGCAGCGATATTCCCAGGACAGCTTCAGCAAACACTACAAGTCCACGGTGGGAG TGGATTTTGCTCTGAAGGTTCTCCAGTGGTCTGACTCCGAGATAGTGCGACTTCAGCTGTGGGATATTGCAG GGCAGGAGCGCTTCACCTCTATGACACGACTGTATTATCGGGATGCCTCTGCCTGTGTTATTATGTTTGACGTTACCAATGCCACTACCTTCAGCAACAGCCAGAGGTGGAAACAGGACCTAGACAGCAAGCTCACACTACCCAATGGAGAGCTGGTGCCCTGCCTGCTCTTGGCCAACAAG TGTGATCTGTCCCCTTGGGCAGTGAGCCGGGACCAGATTGACCGTTTCAGTAAAGAGAATGGTTTCACAGGTTGGACAGAAACATCAGTCAAGGAgaacaaaaatattaatgagGCTATGAG agtcCTCATTGAAAAGATGATGAGAAATTCCAGAGAAGATATCATGTCTTTGTCCACCCAAGGGGACTACATCAATCTACAAACCAAGTCCTCCAGCTGGTCCTGCTGCTAG
- the LOC105484827 gene encoding ras-related protein Rab-7L1 isoform X3: MTRLYYRDASACVIMFDVTNATTFSNSQRWKQDLDSKLTLPNGELVPCLLLANKCDLSPWAVSRDQIDRFSKENGFTGWTETSVKENKNINEAMRVLIEKMMRNSREDIMSLSTQGDYINLQTKSSSWSCC; this comes from the exons ATGACACGACTGTATTATCGGGATGCCTCTGCCTGTGTTATTATGTTTGACGTTACCAATGCCACTACCTTCAGCAACAGCCAGAGGTGGAAACAGGACCTAGACAGCAAGCTCACACTACCCAATGGAGAGCTGGTGCCCTGCCTGCTCTTGGCCAACAAG TGTGATCTGTCCCCTTGGGCAGTGAGCCGGGACCAGATTGACCGTTTCAGTAAAGAGAATGGTTTCACAGGTTGGACAGAAACATCAGTCAAGGAgaacaaaaatattaatgagGCTATGAG agtcCTCATTGAAAAGATGATGAGAAATTCCAGAGAAGATATCATGTCTTTGTCCACCCAAGGGGACTACATCAATCTACAAACCAAGTCCTCCAGCTGGTCCTGCTGCTAG
- the LOC105484827 gene encoding ras-related protein Rab-7L1 isoform X2, translating to MGSRDHLFKVLVVGDAAVGKTSLVQRYSQDSFSKHYKSTVGVDFALKVLQWSDSEIVRLQLWDIAGQERFTSMTRLYYRDASACVIMFDVTNATTFSNSQRWKQDLDSKLTLPNGELVPCLLLANKCDLSPWAVSRDQIDRFSKENGFTGWTETSVKENKNINEAMR from the exons ATGGGCAGCCGCGACCACCTGTTCAAAGTTCTGGTGGTGGGGGACGCCGCAGTGGGCAAGACGTCGCTGGTGCAGCGATATTCCCAGGACAGCTTCAGCAAACACTACAAGTCCACGGTGGGAG TGGATTTTGCTCTGAAGGTTCTCCAGTGGTCTGACTCCGAGATAGTGCGACTTCAGCTGTGGGATATTGCAG GGCAGGAGCGCTTCACCTCTATGACACGACTGTATTATCGGGATGCCTCTGCCTGTGTTATTATGTTTGACGTTACCAATGCCACTACCTTCAGCAACAGCCAGAGGTGGAAACAGGACCTAGACAGCAAGCTCACACTACCCAATGGAGAGCTGGTGCCCTGCCTGCTCTTGGCCAACAAG TGTGATCTGTCCCCTTGGGCAGTGAGCCGGGACCAGATTGACCGTTTCAGTAAAGAGAATGGTTTCACAGGTTGGACAGAAACATCAGTCAAGGAgaacaaaaatattaatgagGCTATGAGGTAA